From the Vibrio metoecus genome, one window contains:
- the rsmC gene encoding 16S rRNA (guanine(1207)-N(2))-methyltransferase RsmC translates to MQHYTAPTEIALRQLDYFAGKHVLVAGEAEDRFPIELRQHCASVSVFTTHYGYYSQLKPFAEINCYFGEQLTDEINADLILLYWPKAKQEAEYLLAMLLSKFGTGTELVVIGENRSGVKSIEKMFTPYGSIYKYDSARRCSFYWGQCENKPDEFDITQWFKSYSVIYQGHELTIRSLPGVFSHGEFDLGSRLLLDTLPALSGKVIDIGCGAGVLGCVMAKLNPDIELEMTDISALAIRSSQETLIANQLSGRVYPSDMLSNVGSQYHYIVTNPPFHSGLDTRYSPTEQLLAESINHLAAAGSLWVVANSFLKYPPIIEQAFGHCEIAAKTTKFAIYHAKK, encoded by the coding sequence ATGCAACACTATACCGCCCCGACTGAAATTGCCCTTCGCCAACTCGACTATTTTGCTGGTAAACATGTTCTGGTGGCGGGTGAAGCAGAAGATCGCTTTCCAATCGAACTTCGTCAACATTGCGCCTCTGTATCTGTATTTACCACTCACTACGGCTACTATTCTCAACTCAAACCGTTTGCTGAAATTAACTGCTATTTTGGCGAACAGCTCACGGACGAAATCAACGCAGATTTGATTTTGCTCTACTGGCCAAAAGCCAAACAAGAAGCTGAATATTTACTCGCAATGTTGCTTTCCAAGTTCGGTACAGGCACTGAACTTGTAGTGATCGGGGAAAATCGTTCTGGTGTGAAAAGCATTGAGAAAATGTTTACACCTTATGGTTCGATTTACAAATACGATTCGGCTCGTCGCTGCTCATTTTATTGGGGACAATGTGAAAATAAACCTGATGAGTTTGATATTACTCAGTGGTTTAAATCTTACTCCGTAATCTATCAAGGCCATGAATTAACGATTCGCAGCCTACCAGGCGTGTTTAGTCATGGCGAATTTGATCTGGGTAGCCGACTGCTACTGGATACGTTACCCGCTCTCAGTGGCAAGGTGATCGATATTGGCTGCGGCGCTGGGGTGTTGGGCTGTGTTATGGCAAAACTCAACCCTGACATTGAGCTAGAGATGACCGATATTAGTGCTCTGGCGATTCGCTCTAGTCAAGAAACCCTTATCGCGAATCAACTAAGTGGTCGAGTCTATCCGTCTGATATGCTCTCGAATGTAGGAAGCCAATACCACTATATCGTCACAAATCCACCTTTCCATTCAGGGTTAGACACACGCTATAGCCCAACGGAACAGCTCTTGGCTGAGTCCATCAACCATTTAGCCGCCGCAGGCTCACTTTGGGTTGTGGCCAACAGCTTTTTGAAATATCCACCAATCATTGAGCAAGCGTTTGGGCACTGCGAGATTGCAGCGAAAACGACTAAGTTTGCCATCTATCACGCAAAAAAATAA
- the chiS gene encoding two-component system sensor histidine kinase ChiS codes for MRLCPRFSLDLLVKVKKLVNFVTLGFSCHSPAHGSRAPTSITKSNALIMFRFYRKQKFKRLQNTLMAAFLALSIIPLTITALFFLHSHSKDLEEQSTSYLVSVRDTKQQQVIDYMMAKESEVMGFVRSELAYASGGRFYGLVNAFQRLDVSIEAAREHAQQRYIPGSGDQIKTSVLPQSSGYVGSERYRLLHKRYHWAFLELLKRSDFDDILLVDIEGNVVYSIYKYDNFGTNLLTGKYQDANLGHTFKRLEQTVNEQRKTNEDFTPVVISDFVEEDGKQYAWLGAPIIQQGYLHSYAMFRLPSNAITKLIADGNNNPSMQTILVGQDLRSRTLTSAEIAVEKSKQVVELALSGKRSVGTYTNTDGEQVIAAYAPINLKSIHWALVVELPEKEAFARVRQLEKLFVFAMLTAIVLVVIASHYLSNFITAPLLKLTWAAERVSAGDLDEAMINTERKDEIGRLAVSFERMQRSIREKISLIKSQNKELESNLLIIRKQNDELQLANKLKDEFLATTSHELRTPLHGMIGIAEALVSGANGPLTAAHKYQLDIIISSGQRLATLVDDLLDYHKMRYGALDIQKCAVDLSSATRLVLELSHHLLGKKTLRIINQVPELPVWVSADPQRLEQVLYNLIGNAIKYTSEGKIVISATYMDDKIRVQVVDTGQGIPAEQLEQIFEPLIQAGRDASRYRQGAGLGLSISRQLIELMNGTLYVSSQPMVGTTFSFTLPLATQDEIAQARLTELPHFQAPEVLDAELPEQSTLPENEHGPLLLVADDEPVNLRVLDSFLRLEGYRVHTVQDGHEVLEAVKREKPELLLLDIMMPGMSGYQVCEKLRQSYDHAELPIIMLTALNQSDDRVRGFEAGANDYLSKPFNKQELAARIVAHLTASKAELRRIENAQLQKELKHRAMVEASLLETQGRLLEQLESAPEAILCVKEGNKIRFANEAASRLFRRTPEQLKRSNAEELIAPKYLNIDQEHYCGNIDVYVDDVRQHLSADVLRLPEGSGLQAMYIFNVGGSINAARIYNLETAVEALSSYAFEGDKDKLQQLKELGGEFTRLADKASGEYQSKQDLMRSVLVEAMTSALDYWERVSGQSKFTFAEQSGLWRVYLDRSTLQTRTLDKYLRIETLPKTPRWRTVLNSLDYILEHCKESSPDRTHIEMQRDKLQKLLTSE; via the coding sequence TTGCGCCTATGCCCACGCTTTAGCTTGGACTTACTTGTCAAAGTAAAAAAACTCGTTAATTTCGTTACTTTAGGTTTTTCTTGTCATTCACCTGCTCATGGCTCGCGAGCGCCAACGAGTATCACCAAAAGTAACGCCTTAATTATGTTTAGGTTCTATCGAAAACAAAAATTCAAGCGCCTGCAGAATACCCTGATGGCGGCCTTTTTGGCTCTTAGCATTATTCCATTGACGATTACCGCGCTGTTTTTCCTCCATTCACACAGTAAAGACTTGGAAGAACAAAGTACCTCGTACCTCGTTTCGGTACGTGATACCAAACAACAGCAGGTGATCGATTACATGATGGCCAAAGAGTCGGAAGTCATGGGATTTGTCCGTTCCGAGCTTGCTTATGCCAGTGGTGGACGTTTTTATGGGTTAGTCAATGCTTTCCAACGCTTAGATGTCAGTATCGAAGCGGCTCGTGAACATGCCCAACAGCGTTATATCCCCGGATCCGGCGATCAAATAAAAACGTCTGTGCTGCCACAATCCAGCGGTTATGTGGGAAGCGAACGTTACCGGTTACTACACAAACGCTATCATTGGGCCTTTTTAGAGCTGTTAAAACGCTCAGATTTCGATGACATTCTCTTAGTTGATATTGAAGGCAACGTCGTTTACTCCATTTATAAATACGACAACTTTGGCACTAATTTATTAACGGGCAAATATCAAGATGCCAACCTAGGGCATACGTTTAAACGTCTAGAACAAACGGTTAATGAACAACGCAAAACCAATGAAGACTTCACCCCAGTGGTCATCTCAGATTTTGTCGAGGAAGACGGAAAACAGTACGCTTGGCTCGGCGCACCAATTATTCAACAAGGCTACTTACACAGCTATGCCATGTTCCGTCTACCCAGCAATGCCATCACCAAACTGATCGCCGATGGCAACAATAATCCATCAATGCAAACCATACTCGTCGGCCAAGATCTGCGTTCACGAACGTTAACGTCTGCAGAAATCGCCGTTGAAAAGAGCAAACAAGTGGTCGAGCTAGCCTTGTCTGGCAAACGTTCGGTAGGTACCTATACCAATACCGATGGTGAACAAGTCATTGCTGCTTATGCCCCTATCAATTTGAAAAGCATTCATTGGGCCTTAGTGGTTGAGCTTCCAGAAAAAGAAGCGTTTGCCCGTGTACGACAATTGGAAAAGCTCTTTGTGTTTGCCATGTTGACTGCGATTGTATTGGTGGTGATAGCTTCACATTATCTCTCTAACTTTATTACCGCCCCACTATTAAAACTCACTTGGGCTGCAGAACGTGTCTCTGCCGGAGATCTTGATGAGGCGATGATCAATACCGAGCGGAAAGATGAAATTGGTCGTTTGGCCGTCAGTTTCGAGCGAATGCAACGCTCTATCCGTGAAAAAATCTCACTCATCAAATCACAAAATAAAGAGTTAGAAAGCAACCTGCTGATCATCCGTAAACAGAACGATGAATTGCAGCTCGCGAACAAGCTCAAAGATGAATTCCTCGCCACCACATCACACGAATTGCGTACTCCACTACACGGTATGATTGGCATTGCCGAAGCATTAGTTTCCGGTGCCAATGGCCCACTGACCGCCGCTCATAAATATCAACTCGATATCATTATTAGCAGTGGCCAACGCTTAGCTACCTTGGTGGATGATTTATTGGATTATCACAAAATGCGCTATGGCGCGTTGGATATTCAAAAATGCGCCGTCGATTTATCCAGTGCGACGCGGTTAGTACTGGAGCTCTCGCATCACTTACTCGGCAAAAAAACGCTGCGTATTATTAACCAAGTTCCAGAGCTGCCAGTCTGGGTTTCCGCGGATCCACAACGCTTGGAGCAAGTGCTGTATAACCTGATTGGTAATGCGATTAAATATACGTCAGAAGGCAAGATCGTTATCTCCGCAACCTATATGGACGATAAAATTCGCGTACAGGTAGTGGATACAGGCCAAGGCATTCCTGCCGAGCAACTGGAGCAAATTTTTGAACCTCTGATCCAAGCAGGCCGAGATGCAAGCCGCTACCGTCAGGGCGCGGGATTAGGGTTGTCTATCAGCCGCCAGCTTATTGAGCTGATGAATGGTACGCTTTATGTTAGCAGCCAACCGATGGTTGGGACGACATTTAGCTTTACTCTACCGCTAGCGACTCAAGATGAGATTGCTCAAGCACGTTTGACTGAACTCCCCCACTTCCAAGCCCCAGAAGTTTTGGATGCCGAACTTCCAGAGCAGAGCACACTGCCTGAAAATGAGCACGGTCCATTACTTTTAGTCGCCGATGATGAACCGGTTAACCTCAGAGTATTAGACAGCTTCTTACGTCTTGAAGGTTACCGTGTGCATACCGTACAAGATGGCCATGAAGTGCTTGAAGCCGTGAAACGTGAAAAGCCTGAACTATTGTTACTCGACATCATGATGCCAGGCATGAGCGGCTATCAAGTGTGTGAAAAACTCAGACAAAGCTACGACCATGCAGAGCTCCCCATCATTATGCTAACGGCCCTGAATCAGTCCGATGACCGAGTACGTGGTTTTGAAGCCGGCGCTAACGACTACTTATCAAAACCATTTAACAAACAAGAGCTGGCGGCTCGTATCGTAGCTCACCTTACCGCTAGCAAAGCCGAATTGCGTCGTATTGAAAATGCCCAGCTACAAAAAGAACTAAAACACCGTGCGATGGTTGAAGCGAGCCTCCTCGAAACCCAAGGACGCTTATTAGAGCAGCTAGAATCCGCACCAGAAGCAATACTGTGTGTCAAAGAAGGAAATAAAATACGCTTTGCCAACGAGGCCGCATCACGCCTATTTAGACGCACGCCAGAGCAGCTTAAACGATCGAATGCAGAAGAGTTGATTGCACCGAAATACCTCAACATCGATCAAGAACATTACTGCGGCAATATTGATGTTTACGTTGATGATGTACGCCAACATTTATCCGCTGACGTACTACGCTTACCAGAAGGCTCTGGATTGCAAGCCATGTACATTTTTAATGTCGGGGGCAGTATTAATGCTGCGCGTATATATAATCTGGAAACCGCGGTAGAAGCCCTCTCTAGCTACGCTTTCGAAGGTGATAAAGATAAATTGCAGCAACTCAAAGAGTTGGGTGGTGAGTTCACTCGCCTTGCCGATAAAGCATCCGGTGAGTATCAATCCAAACAAGATTTGATGCGTAGTGTCTTGGTCGAAGCCATGACCAGTGCTCTTGATTATTGGGAGCGAGTCTCAGGACAAAGCAAATTTACCTTTGCAGAGCAAAGTGGCTTGTGGCGTGTGTATCTTGACCGCAGCACCTTACAAACTCGCACCCTAGATAAATATTTACGCATTGAGACATTACCTAAAACACCACGCTGGAGAACGGTGCTTAACTCGCTCGATTACATCCTTGAGCACTGTAAAGAGTCAAGCCCAGATCGCACTCATATCGAGATGCAGCGCGATAAACTACAGAAGTTATTGACCTCTGAATAG
- a CDS encoding ABC transporter substrate-binding protein — protein MLANIKKTALAAAVIAAATSVSAPAFARSELTIVPDFYPTMVRNFNPYLATNLRTTTDFIYEPLVVFNEMKGNTPVFRLAESYKMADDLMSVTFDIRKGVKWSDGEAFTANDVVYSFNLLKAKPELDQRGINKWVTSVEKVDDYKVRFRLSEANSNVPYEISLIPIVAEHVWKEVKDPTTFTNENPVGTGPFTVIDTFTPQLYIQCRNPNYWDAANLEVDCLRVPQIANNDQLLGKIVNSELDWTSSFVPDIDRTYAAANPNHHYWYPAAGTQAFMVNFKNPDAAKKEALDNVDFRRAFSMALDRQTIIDIAFYGSGTVNDYASGLGYAFEAWSDEATHNKYKGFNTYDVEGSKKLLAKAGFKDVNGDGFVETPSGKSFELLIQSPNGWTDFNNTVQLAVEQLQEVGIKAKARTPEFAVYNQAMLEGTYDVAYTNYFHGADPYTYWNSAYNSALQSGDGMPRFAMHYFKDKKLDGLLDSFYKTADKNEQLAIAHGIQKIIAENQVTIPVMSGAWMYQYNTTRFTGWWNEENPKGRPSVWAGIPERLLHVLDLKPVK, from the coding sequence ATGCTTGCCAATATTAAAAAGACAGCACTAGCCGCCGCAGTAATCGCAGCAGCAACCAGTGTCTCAGCTCCAGCGTTTGCACGTAGTGAGCTAACCATCGTGCCAGATTTCTACCCTACAATGGTACGTAACTTCAACCCGTACCTAGCAACCAACCTGCGTACAACCACTGACTTTATCTATGAACCTCTGGTTGTATTCAATGAGATGAAAGGTAATACGCCTGTATTCCGTCTGGCTGAAAGCTACAAAATGGCTGACGACCTGATGAGCGTAACTTTCGATATCCGTAAAGGCGTTAAGTGGTCTGATGGTGAAGCATTCACAGCAAATGACGTGGTTTACTCTTTCAATCTGCTGAAAGCGAAACCAGAACTTGACCAACGTGGTATCAACAAATGGGTAACCAGCGTTGAGAAAGTAGACGATTACAAAGTGCGTTTCCGTCTGTCTGAAGCAAACTCTAACGTACCTTATGAGATTTCTCTGATTCCTATCGTTGCTGAGCACGTATGGAAAGAAGTGAAAGATCCAACTACCTTCACTAACGAAAACCCTGTGGGTACTGGTCCTTTCACTGTAATCGATACTTTTACCCCACAACTGTACATTCAATGTCGCAACCCGAACTACTGGGATGCTGCGAATTTGGAAGTTGACTGTCTGCGTGTTCCACAGATCGCAAACAACGACCAACTGTTGGGCAAAATCGTAAACTCTGAACTTGACTGGACTTCTTCATTCGTTCCAGATATCGACCGTACTTACGCAGCAGCGAACCCTAACCACCACTACTGGTACCCAGCAGCAGGTACTCAGGCGTTCATGGTTAACTTCAAAAACCCAGATGCAGCGAAAAAAGAAGCATTGGATAACGTAGATTTCCGTCGTGCGTTCTCTATGGCTCTTGATCGTCAAACCATCATCGATATCGCCTTCTACGGCAGCGGTACAGTGAACGATTACGCATCAGGTCTAGGCTACGCATTTGAAGCATGGTCTGATGAAGCGACGCACAACAAGTACAAAGGCTTCAACACGTATGACGTTGAAGGCTCTAAGAAACTACTGGCAAAAGCAGGCTTCAAAGATGTGAACGGTGACGGTTTCGTTGAAACTCCATCAGGCAAATCTTTCGAACTGCTGATCCAATCTCCAAATGGCTGGACTGACTTCAACAATACAGTTCAACTTGCAGTAGAACAGCTACAAGAAGTGGGTATCAAAGCGAAAGCACGTACTCCAGAGTTCGCGGTTTATAACCAAGCAATGCTGGAAGGTACTTACGACGTTGCGTACACCAACTACTTCCACGGCGCAGATCCATACACTTACTGGAACAGTGCATACAACTCAGCACTGCAATCTGGTGATGGTATGCCACGCTTCGCAATGCACTACTTCAAAGACAAGAAGCTTGATGGCTTGCTAGACAGCTTCTACAAAACCGCAGACAAGAACGAGCAGCTAGCGATCGCTCATGGTATTCAGAAGATCATTGCTGAAAACCAAGTGACTATCCCTGTTATGTCTGGTGCATGGATGTATCAGTACAACACCACTCGCTTCACTGGCTGGTGGAATGAAGAAAATCCGAAGGGCCGTCCAAGCGTTTGGGCTGGTATCCCAGAGCGTCTACTACACGTACTGGATCTAAAACCAGTTAAGTAA
- a CDS encoding ABC transporter permease → MGYFLRRLSFYFAALLVAATLNFIIPRAMPGDPVTMMFANATAQVTPERIEAMKQLLGFVDGPWYVQYMTYIKSILTWELGTSIKFYPLSVNELLGGAFGWSLFLAGTAVIISFSIGSVLGIFAAWKRGSRYDTFITPGMLVIQAVPQVVIAMLAMFTFAIGLGWFPTGYAYTAGTMPDWTSWAFIKDVSYHAVLPLVCASIVQIGGFLVNMRNNMINLLAEDYITMAKGKGLSENRVVFNYAARNALLPSVTALSMSLGMAIGGQLIIEIIFNYPGLGTVLFNAITARDYQVLQGQLLIMTLFMLFFNLLADMLYVVLDPRLRKGGK, encoded by the coding sequence ATGGGTTACTTTTTAAGACGATTGTCGTTCTATTTTGCCGCGTTGCTGGTTGCAGCAACATTAAACTTTATTATTCCGCGTGCCATGCCTGGTGATCCCGTCACCATGATGTTTGCTAACGCAACCGCACAAGTTACCCCAGAGCGTATTGAAGCAATGAAACAGCTTCTTGGCTTTGTGGATGGTCCTTGGTATGTCCAATACATGACATACATTAAAAGCATCCTGACTTGGGAGCTCGGCACCTCAATCAAATTCTACCCTTTGAGTGTGAATGAACTGCTTGGTGGCGCTTTTGGCTGGTCACTGTTCCTTGCGGGTACCGCAGTTATTATCTCTTTCTCCATCGGTTCTGTGCTCGGTATCTTTGCCGCGTGGAAACGTGGTAGCCGTTACGACACTTTTATCACACCAGGGATGTTGGTTATTCAAGCCGTGCCTCAAGTGGTTATTGCGATGTTGGCGATGTTCACTTTCGCTATCGGCTTAGGTTGGTTCCCAACCGGTTACGCTTACACCGCAGGGACAATGCCTGATTGGACAAGCTGGGCATTCATTAAAGATGTCAGCTATCACGCCGTACTTCCTTTGGTCTGTGCTTCGATTGTGCAAATCGGTGGCTTCTTGGTCAACATGCGTAACAACATGATTAACCTGCTCGCTGAAGACTATATCACCATGGCAAAAGGTAAAGGCTTGAGCGAAAACCGCGTGGTCTTTAACTATGCAGCACGTAATGCTCTGTTACCTAGTGTCACTGCACTGTCTATGTCTCTCGGTATGGCGATTGGTGGTCAGTTGATTATTGAAATCATCTTCAACTATCCAGGTTTAGGCACTGTGCTATTTAACGCTATCACCGCGCGTGACTATCAAGTTCTGCAAGGCCAGTTACTGATCATGACTCTGTTCATGCTGTTCTTTAACCTACTGGCTGACATGTTATACGTTGTTCTAGACCCTCGCTTACGCAAGGGAGGTAAATAA
- a CDS encoding ABC transporter permease produces the protein MKALWKLLRGNRMAMIGVTILSLFFLLAVAAPFITSHAPDKRTGNPHEYPAFVVKAAKANPDGWVAEHLATDRRTLAMSKKADHILGTTRMGRDVWSQVAYGARVSLAVGFGAGITVCFLATVIGVSAGYFGGKIDDFLTAAMNIMLVIPQYPLLFVLAAFIGEAGPLTIALIIGCTSWAWGARVVRSQTMALREKEFVKAAEVLGESSWRIIFVEILPNLISIVGASFIGSVMYAIMMEATISFLGLGDPNTISWGIMLYNVQTSSSMLIGAWWELLAPCISLTVLVTGLALLNFAVDEIANPQLRSHKGMKRWKNLAKQDQKARQPNLPPQNALWSGDK, from the coding sequence ATGAAAGCACTTTGGAAACTCTTACGCGGCAACCGTATGGCGATGATTGGCGTGACCATCTTAAGCCTGTTTTTTCTGCTCGCGGTCGCAGCGCCTTTTATTACCTCTCATGCTCCTGATAAACGCACGGGTAACCCACATGAATACCCAGCGTTTGTTGTGAAAGCAGCCAAAGCAAACCCAGATGGCTGGGTAGCTGAACACTTAGCAACCGATCGCCGCACATTGGCGATGTCTAAAAAAGCCGATCACATACTCGGTACCACCCGTATGGGACGTGATGTGTGGTCTCAAGTGGCTTACGGTGCTCGCGTATCGTTAGCAGTAGGCTTCGGCGCTGGTATCACCGTGTGTTTCTTGGCCACAGTCATCGGTGTTTCAGCGGGCTATTTTGGTGGAAAAATTGATGACTTCCTCACTGCCGCAATGAACATCATGCTGGTGATTCCACAGTACCCATTGTTGTTCGTATTGGCCGCCTTTATCGGTGAGGCAGGGCCTTTAACCATCGCTTTGATTATCGGGTGTACCTCCTGGGCTTGGGGTGCGCGGGTGGTTCGTTCACAAACCATGGCACTGCGTGAAAAAGAGTTCGTAAAAGCTGCTGAAGTTCTGGGTGAATCTTCATGGCGCATCATCTTTGTTGAGATTCTGCCAAACCTTATCTCCATCGTAGGTGCAAGTTTTATCGGTTCGGTGATGTACGCCATCATGATGGAAGCGACGATTTCCTTCTTAGGCTTGGGCGATCCAAACACCATCAGTTGGGGCATCATGCTGTACAACGTACAAACCTCATCATCCATGCTGATCGGCGCTTGGTGGGAACTGTTAGCACCTTGTATCTCACTGACAGTATTAGTCACAGGCCTTGCTCTGCTGAACTTTGCAGTTGATGAAATTGCTAACCCACAATTGCGTTCACACAAAGGCATGAAGCGTTGGAAAAACCTTGCTAAGCAAGATCAAAAAGCGCGTCAGCCAAATTTACCACCACAAAATGCACTTTGGAGCGGAGATAAATAA